The following are encoded in a window of uncultured Ilyobacter sp. genomic DNA:
- the infC gene encoding translation initiation factor IF-3 gives MSIISDKTRINGKIRAREVRVISDSGEQLGVMNTRDALALAVERDLDLVEVASNSTPPVCKIMDYGKFKYEQARKAKEAKKNQKLVVVKEVKFKARIDKHDFETKASMIEKFLSKENKVKVTLMLFGRERMHADLGIKILDQIAERFSETADVDKKYFDKQKHLMLTPKK, from the coding sequence GTGTCTATTATTTCTGATAAGACTAGAATTAATGGAAAGATAAGAGCTAGAGAAGTAAGAGTTATTTCTGACTCAGGAGAACAATTGGGTGTTATGAACACAAGAGATGCTCTTGCGTTAGCTGTGGAAAGAGATCTTGATCTGGTAGAGGTAGCTTCAAATTCCACTCCGCCTGTGTGCAAAATAATGGATTACGGAAAATTTAAATACGAGCAGGCTAGAAAAGCCAAAGAAGCTAAGAAAAATCAAAAACTTGTTGTTGTAAAAGAGGTTAAATTCAAAGCTAGAATTGACAAACATGATTTTGAAACAAAAGCTAGCATGATTGAAAAGTTCCTTTCTAAGGAAAACAAAGTAAAGGTAACTCTTATGCTTTTTGGAAGGGAAAGGATGCATGCTGATCTTGGTATTAAAATTCTAGATCAGATTGCAGAAAGGTTTTCTGAAACTGCAGATGTTGATAAAAAATATTTTGATAAGCAAAAGCATCTAATGTTGACGCCTAAAAAATAG
- a CDS encoding KpsF/GutQ family sugar-phosphate isomerase, whose product MDIINYAKEIFDIEIEELKKVRDRISDQMEKAVNIILASKGKVVITGIGKSGLIGKKMAATFASTGTHSVFMNSAEGLHGDLGMIHPEDVVIAISNSGNSDEVLSIIPSIKKIGAKIIAMTSNPGSGLGRASDCILDIRVDREACPNNLAPTTSTTATLVMGDAMASVLIKLRDFKPENFAVYHPGGSLGRRLLMKVEDVMHKGDEVAVCTSNATVDEVLLKMTNKRLGAVCVVDDGKMSGIITEGDIRRALKEKNKFFDFYANDLMTKKFTHIDKDKMAIDALELMENRESQISVLPVIDGDKLVGLVRVHDLLKVVG is encoded by the coding sequence ATGGATATTATAAATTATGCAAAAGAGATATTTGATATAGAGATAGAGGAACTTAAAAAGGTTAGAGATAGAATTTCTGATCAAATGGAAAAAGCTGTAAATATTATACTTGCTTCAAAAGGAAAAGTTGTCATAACTGGAATAGGTAAGTCCGGACTTATTGGTAAAAAAATGGCAGCCACCTTTGCCTCTACAGGGACCCATTCTGTATTTATGAACTCAGCTGAGGGTCTTCACGGAGACCTTGGAATGATACACCCTGAAGATGTGGTAATAGCCATATCAAACAGTGGAAACAGCGACGAAGTACTTTCGATAATCCCATCTATAAAGAAAATAGGTGCCAAAATAATAGCTATGACAAGTAATCCTGGTTCGGGGCTAGGACGGGCATCTGATTGCATACTAGATATAAGAGTGGATAGAGAGGCGTGTCCTAATAATCTCGCACCAACAACCTCTACTACAGCAACTTTGGTAATGGGAGATGCAATGGCCTCTGTTCTCATAAAGTTAAGGGATTTTAAACCTGAAAATTTTGCAGTCTATCATCCTGGTGGTAGCCTCGGAAGACGTCTTCTCATGAAGGTAGAGGATGTTATGCACAAGGGAGATGAAGTTGCAGTGTGCACTAGCAATGCCACAGTGGATGAAGTACTTCTGAAGATGACTAATAAAAGACTAGGTGCCGTATGTGTGGTAGATGACGGAAAAATGTCAGGTATAATAACAGAGGGGGATATAAGAAGAGCCCTAAAAGAAAAAAATAAATTTTTTGATTTTTATGCAAACGATCTTATGACAAAAAAATTTACACATATAGATAAGGATAAGATGGCCATTGACGCCTTAGAACTAATGGAAAACAGAGAAAGTCAAATATCGGTACTTCCGGTTATAGATGGAGATAAACTTGTTGGACTCGTAAGAGTTCATGATTTGTTAAAAGTTGTAGGCTAA
- the kdsA gene encoding 3-deoxy-8-phosphooctulonate synthase, translating into MSIVNEVKKVKIGEKFDIGGKSRFTLIAGPCAIESQEMSLRVAKKIKDICDRLGVNYIFKSSYDKANRSSVFSARGIGMKKGLNILKKVREEVGVPVITDIHEPWQAAEAAKFVDMLQIPAFLCRQTDLLVAAAETGLPVNVKKGQFLAPWDAKNIVTKFEEMGNNKLLLCERGTTFGYNNFVVDMRSFLEMRKFGYPVVFDATHSVQIPGGQGTCTGGNREYVFPLMRAALAVGVDAIFAEVHEDPDNAPCDGPNMLKLEDLEGILKVAIEIDDIVKKN; encoded by the coding sequence ATGTCAATTGTAAATGAAGTTAAAAAGGTAAAAATAGGAGAAAAATTTGATATAGGTGGAAAAAGCAGATTTACCCTTATCGCAGGTCCGTGTGCCATAGAAAGCCAAGAGATGAGCTTGAGAGTCGCTAAGAAGATAAAAGATATCTGTGACAGATTAGGGGTTAACTACATCTTTAAGTCATCTTATGACAAGGCCAATAGGTCATCGGTATTCTCTGCAAGGGGAATAGGGATGAAAAAGGGCCTAAACATTTTAAAAAAGGTAAGAGAAGAGGTAGGGGTACCTGTAATTACAGATATTCATGAACCTTGGCAGGCAGCTGAGGCAGCTAAGTTTGTAGATATGCTCCAGATCCCTGCATTTCTCTGCAGACAAACAGACCTTCTAGTGGCGGCTGCAGAAACAGGACTTCCTGTAAATGTCAAAAAAGGACAGTTTCTTGCTCCTTGGGATGCTAAGAATATAGTGACCAAGTTTGAAGAGATGGGGAATAATAAGCTTCTTTTGTGTGAGAGAGGTACGACCTTTGGGTATAATAACTTTGTTGTAGATATGAGGTCATTTCTTGAAATGAGGAAATTTGGATATCCTGTGGTTTTTGATGCAACTCACTCTGTTCAGATTCCCGGAGGTCAAGGAACGTGTACTGGGGGAAACAGAGAATATGTATTTCCGTTAATGAGAGCAGCCCTTGCTGTGGGAGTGGACGCAATATTTGCAGAGGTACACGAGGATCCTGACAATGCTCCTTGTGATGGTCCGAACATGTTGAAATTAGAAGATTTAGAGGGGATCTTAAAGGTTGCCATAGAGATTGATGATATAGTAAAGAAAAATTAA
- a CDS encoding DUF1858 domain-containing protein, which yields MVNKDMNILEAVQKHPEIVQVFQKYGLGCVGCMVASGESLGDGISSHGLDADTLVEEMNKLIEENK from the coding sequence ATGGTAAATAAAGATATGAATATTTTGGAAGCAGTACAAAAACACCCTGAAATTGTTCAGGTTTTTCAAAAATATGGATTAGGATGCGTAGGATGTATGGTAGCTTCGGGAGAAAGCCTGGGAGATGGTATAAGTTCTCATGGTTTAGATGCTGACACATTAGTAGAAGAAATGAATAAACTGATCGAAGAAAATAAGTAA
- the rpmI gene encoding 50S ribosomal protein L35, which translates to MPKMKTHKGTKKRVKITAKGKFVVKHSGTSHILTKKKRNKKNKLKKDFVAGEGSARKLRVLLPTGEGR; encoded by the coding sequence ATGCCAAAGATGAAGACTCATAAAGGAACAAAGAAAAGAGTAAAGATAACTGCTAAAGGGAAGTTTGTTGTTAAACATTCTGGTACAAGCCATATCTTAACTAAGAAAAAAAGAAACAAAAAAAACAAACTTAAAAAAGACTTCGTAGCTGGGGAAGGATCAGCTAGAAAGCTGAGAGTACTACTTCCAACTGGAGAAGGTAGATAA
- a CDS encoding selenium metabolism-associated LysR family transcriptional regulator → MLWIDMEVVMTLRKLEIFYCVAEKLNMTTVSKGLHISQPAISQMIKEMEEELGVRLFNRLGKRLYLTDEGELFKTYSRRMMNLYQEFERVLEEKKDLKTGKLKLGASSTIGVYLMPQLIKKFIKELPDIDISLKIGNTKDIANMIVKNEIDFAFVESEVDMDEIKSEEIWNDELLIITHPEHRWGENLEIDESELKSEKFILREEGSGTRKIFEAAMKNNHIKYRESFTLGNTEAIKEIIMTGLGISCLSKLTVRKELAEGKLKGYKLKNFEIVRGFNLIHHKDKHLSPLMKEFIRMGKERRI, encoded by the coding sequence GTGCTTTGGATAGATATGGAGGTAGTTATGACCCTTAGAAAATTAGAGATATTCTACTGCGTTGCAGAAAAATTGAATATGACAACAGTTTCAAAAGGGCTGCACATAAGTCAGCCTGCAATAAGCCAGATGATAAAAGAGATGGAAGAAGAATTGGGAGTCCGACTTTTTAACAGACTAGGTAAAAGGCTCTATCTCACCGATGAGGGAGAGCTCTTTAAAACTTACTCAAGAAGAATGATGAATCTTTATCAGGAGTTTGAGAGGGTTTTAGAGGAGAAAAAGGATTTGAAAACAGGTAAATTGAAACTAGGAGCAAGCTCTACAATAGGGGTATATTTGATGCCCCAGCTTATAAAAAAATTTATAAAAGAACTTCCAGATATAGACATATCCCTTAAAATCGGAAATACCAAAGATATCGCAAATATGATTGTAAAAAACGAAATAGATTTTGCATTTGTGGAATCTGAGGTGGACATGGATGAAATAAAGAGCGAAGAGATATGGAATGATGAGCTGCTAATAATAACCCATCCTGAACATAGATGGGGTGAGAATCTAGAGATAGATGAAAGTGAGCTTAAATCTGAAAAATTTATTTTGAGGGAGGAAGGGAGTGGGACCAGAAAGATTTTTGAAGCGGCAATGAAAAACAATCATATAAAATACAGGGAATCTTTCACCTTAGGAAACACCGAAGCCATAAAAGAGATTATAATGACGGGACTAGGGATAAGCTGCCTTTCAAAATTAACTGTGAGAAAAGAACTAGCCGAAGGGAAACTGAAGGGCTACAAACTGAAAAACTTTGAAATAGTAAGGGGATTTAACCTAATACATCACAAGGATAAACATTTGTCACCTCTTATGAAAGAGTTTATAAGAATGGGGAAGGAAAGAAGAATCTGA
- the glmU gene encoding bifunctional UDP-N-acetylglucosamine diphosphorylase/glucosamine-1-phosphate N-acetyltransferase GlmU: MNLKTLILAAGKGTRMKSDLPKVLHKVNGIPMIKKIIEVLDNLNSKENILILGHEKEMILDSLGDVQYVVQDKQLGTGHAIMMAEERLKDYDGDIMVVCGDTPLLTSETLEKMYKKHTESGAVTTILTSIVEDPYGYGRIVKENNTVKAIVEEKEAKEDEKKIKEINAGVYCFDSKELFKALSKIKKHVEKDEYYLTDVISINVNDGEKVETYTLENNEEVLGVNSKVQLAEAEAVLKNRKNSDLMNNGVILIDPKNTYIEDNVEIGTDTVIYPGALIQGATIIGKNCEITGDTRILDSKIGNNVIIQSSVVKESILEQGVTIGPFAHIRPISHLQENVHIGNFVEIKKSVLEAGVKAGHLTYLGDAEIGEDTNIGAGTITCNYDGKNKHKTKIGKNVFIGSDSMLVAPLEIGDGALTGAGSVITKDIPSNALGVARSKQTIKKEWNKK; this comes from the coding sequence ATGAATTTGAAAACTTTGATTTTAGCTGCAGGAAAAGGCACTAGAATGAAGTCAGATCTACCAAAAGTTTTGCATAAGGTAAACGGAATTCCTATGATAAAAAAAATTATAGAGGTTCTTGATAATCTAAATTCTAAGGAAAATATCCTAATTTTGGGTCATGAAAAAGAGATGATCTTAGATTCTCTTGGAGATGTACAATATGTGGTACAAGATAAGCAGCTTGGAACTGGACACGCTATAATGATGGCAGAAGAAAGACTGAAAGACTACGATGGAGATATAATGGTCGTGTGTGGTGATACACCTCTTCTGACTTCTGAGACATTGGAGAAGATGTATAAAAAGCATACTGAGTCTGGTGCTGTGACAACTATTCTAACATCTATAGTAGAAGACCCATACGGGTACGGAAGAATAGTGAAGGAGAACAATACTGTTAAAGCTATAGTAGAGGAAAAAGAAGCAAAAGAGGATGAGAAGAAGATAAAAGAGATCAATGCAGGGGTCTACTGCTTTGATTCAAAAGAACTTTTCAAGGCTCTTTCTAAGATAAAAAAACACGTTGAGAAGGATGAATACTACCTTACTGATGTTATCAGTATAAATGTCAATGACGGCGAAAAAGTGGAAACTTATACACTAGAAAACAACGAAGAGGTTTTGGGGGTAAACTCCAAAGTTCAGCTCGCAGAGGCAGAGGCGGTACTTAAAAACAGAAAAAATTCAGATCTTATGAATAACGGTGTTATACTGATAGATCCTAAAAATACATATATAGAAGATAATGTAGAGATTGGAACAGACACAGTGATTTACCCGGGAGCTTTGATTCAAGGGGCAACCATTATAGGGAAAAACTGTGAGATAACAGGGGATACAAGAATACTAGATTCCAAAATTGGTAACAATGTTATTATACAAAGTTCAGTGGTTAAAGAAAGTATTTTGGAACAGGGAGTTACTATAGGTCCTTTTGCCCATATAAGACCGATCTCACACTTACAAGAAAATGTTCACATAGGTAACTTTGTGGAAATTAAAAAATCGGTACTAGAAGCTGGAGTAAAGGCGGGGCATCTAACTTATCTCGGAGATGCTGAGATAGGGGAAGATACGAATATAGGGGCTGGAACTATCACGTGTAACTATGATGGTAAAAATAAGCACAAGACAAAAATTGGTAAGAATGTATTTATAGGAAGTGATAGTATGCTTGTGGCACCATTAGAAATAGGCGACGGAGCACTTACTGGAGCAGGTTCAGTAATCACGAAAGATATTCCTTCAAATGCATTGGGAGTAGCTAGAAGTAAGCAGACAATAAAAAAGGAGTGGAATAAAAAGTAA
- a CDS encoding DnaJ domain-containing protein, translating to MILLFMGLFILFVLFLGPTNAVRALPFIFVLWLLFSFFGFIIINFFPVILILLIISYFRNKNNPKGTGRTHYYHFGGNADFDDFFRRTGGQSGGYHQRTGTGYNGTNFGGFEDTTKYYNLLGINKGATQEEIKKAYRDMARKHHPDRYATSDDDVKEYHEKKFKEINEAYEKLTRGAL from the coding sequence ATGATATTACTGTTCATGGGGCTATTTATATTATTTGTTCTATTTTTAGGTCCGACCAATGCAGTTAGAGCTTTGCCGTTTATATTTGTTTTGTGGTTGTTATTTTCCTTTTTTGGGTTTATTATTATAAATTTTTTCCCAGTGATACTCATACTTCTCATTATTAGTTATTTCAGAAATAAGAACAATCCAAAAGGTACAGGTCGAACCCATTACTATCATTTTGGAGGAAATGCAGATTTTGATGATTTTTTTAGAAGAACCGGAGGTCAAAGCGGAGGGTATCACCAGCGAACAGGAACCGGATATAATGGAACTAATTTTGGAGGATTCGAGGACACAACAAAATACTATAATCTACTTGGGATAAACAAGGGTGCAACTCAGGAAGAGATAAAAAAAGCCTATAGAGATATGGCTAGAAAACATCATCCAGACAGATATGCAACTTCTGACGACGATGTAAAAGAATATCATGAAAAAAAATTTAAGGAGATAAATGAAGCCTATGAAAAATTAACAAGAGGGGCTTTATAG
- the rplT gene encoding 50S ribosomal protein L20 encodes MSRVKTGVVRRKRHKKVLDAAKGFRGASGDVFKQANQAVMRAEAYSTRDRKVRKRKMRQLWIIRINAAARLNGLTYSQFMNGLKKSGIELDRKVLSDLAVNNAAEFSKLAETAKNA; translated from the coding sequence ATGTCTAGAGTAAAAACTGGTGTTGTAAGAAGAAAAAGACATAAAAAAGTTTTAGATGCTGCTAAAGGGTTTAGAGGAGCTTCAGGTGACGTTTTCAAACAAGCTAACCAAGCTGTAATGAGAGCAGAGGCTTATTCAACTAGAGATAGAAAAGTAAGAAAAAGAAAAATGAGACAGCTTTGGATCATAAGAATCAATGCTGCTGCTAGATTAAACGGACTTACTTATTCGCAGTTTATGAACGGTCTCAAGAAATCAGGAATCGAGCTTGACAGAAAGGTACTTTCTGACCTTGCTGTAAACAACGCTGCTGAATTTTCAAAATTAGCTGAAACTGCAAAAAATGCTTAA
- a CDS encoding BMP family ABC transporter substrate-binding protein: protein MKKIFVFMLFVMMLALTACGGKKEVAKEETLKVGIVLSIGGLGDKSFNDSAYRGLEQAQKDLGIEFKYVEPASPAEDEQFLREFAEAGYDLVVATGFLMKDATEKMAKEFPDVKFAIIDEVIELPNVSSLVFSEDEGSFLVGALAALMSETNTVGFVGGMEVPLIKKFQRGYEMGAKYVNPDIKVLGLFTSGPNPFNDPVRGKENALSLIKQGADVVYHAAGGTGVGVIDAAKEAGVYAIGVDSNQDNVAPGTVLTSMIKNVDVAVYDTVKQVLDNDFKAGINRFGVAENGVGTSDFANTKEAIGEEKLNKLKEIKEKIVKGEIKF from the coding sequence ATGAAAAAGATTTTTGTATTTATGTTATTTGTTATGATGTTGGCCCTTACTGCCTGCGGAGGTAAAAAAGAGGTAGCAAAAGAAGAAACTTTAAAAGTTGGAATAGTTCTTTCTATCGGGGGACTTGGAGATAAGTCTTTCAACGATTCTGCATATAGAGGTCTAGAGCAAGCTCAAAAAGACCTAGGAATTGAATTCAAGTATGTAGAGCCTGCATCACCTGCAGAAGATGAGCAGTTCCTCAGAGAATTTGCTGAAGCTGGGTATGACTTAGTTGTTGCAACTGGTTTCCTTATGAAGGATGCCACCGAAAAAATGGCTAAAGAGTTCCCTGATGTTAAATTTGCAATTATAGATGAAGTAATCGAGCTTCCGAATGTATCTTCACTTGTTTTCTCTGAAGATGAAGGATCATTCTTAGTAGGTGCTCTAGCTGCACTGATGAGTGAAACCAATACTGTCGGATTTGTAGGGGGAATGGAAGTACCACTTATCAAAAAATTCCAAAGAGGATATGAGATGGGCGCTAAATATGTAAACCCTGATATAAAAGTTCTCGGGCTGTTTACTTCTGGACCGAACCCGTTCAACGACCCTGTTAGAGGTAAAGAGAATGCCCTCTCACTTATCAAGCAAGGGGCAGACGTTGTATATCATGCTGCAGGTGGGACTGGTGTAGGGGTTATTGATGCCGCCAAAGAGGCAGGAGTTTATGCAATAGGTGTCGATTCAAACCAAGACAACGTTGCTCCAGGTACAGTTCTTACTTCAATGATCAAAAATGTTGATGTCGCTGTATATGATACAGTAAAGCAAGTTTTAGACAACGACTTTAAAGCAGGTATCAATAGATTTGGAGTAGCTGAAAACGGAGTTGGAACAAGCGATTTTGCAAATACAAAAGAGGCTATTGGAGAAGAAAAATTAAATAAATTAAAAGAGATAAAAGAAAAAATTGTAAAGGGCGAAATTAAATTCTAG
- a CDS encoding tetratricopeptide repeat protein, whose protein sequence is MLRTEIFKEYCVNKDLSSREEEVRMLLLEDSTDIELLRELAAILYYKKEAKEAIKIYEKLIRLEPENADFLAFLGYLYYELDIESRAIEYFNRSLDIAPDAPFVYFLLGNAYSRNGDIISAIKSYDFAIFLDFDIYTAHLDFAKKYEDMGRTQKALKEYITAYEIDPRDEEIKTKIIFLKKELECA, encoded by the coding sequence ATGCTTAGAACAGAAATTTTTAAAGAGTATTGTGTAAATAAAGACCTCTCTAGTAGAGAGGAAGAAGTGAGAATGCTTTTACTAGAAGATTCTACTGATATTGAGTTACTTAGAGAATTGGCTGCAATTCTGTATTATAAGAAGGAAGCCAAAGAAGCTATTAAAATTTATGAAAAGCTTATAAGACTTGAGCCCGAGAATGCAGATTTTTTAGCTTTTTTAGGATATCTGTACTATGAGCTCGATATAGAATCTAGGGCAATAGAATATTTTAATAGATCTTTAGATATAGCTCCAGATGCACCATTTGTCTATTTTCTTCTTGGAAATGCATATTCTAGAAACGGTGATATCATATCGGCAATAAAGAGTTATGATTTTGCAATATTTTTAGATTTTGATATTTATACAGCACATCTTGATTTTGCTAAAAAATACGAGGATATGGGAAGAACTCAGAAGGCACTAAAAGAATATATAACTGCCTATGAGATAGATCCTAGAGATGAAGAGATCAAAACTAAAATTATCTTTTTAAAAAAAGAACTTGAATGTGCATAG
- a CDS encoding DUF2721 domain-containing protein, which translates to MELTLTTPALLFSTVSLLMIAYTSRFLAMAALIRQLHEKAMLQGETSEGVLRQIVNLKKRVKLTKNMQFVAIMALILSVLSILALFLKFLFLGEAFFFLSLILLVCSLIMSALEIQLSVSALTIQLTHCIGDSCSIEDFKMLDEKTFYKKLKDKI; encoded by the coding sequence ATGGAACTTACTTTAACTACACCAGCACTTTTATTTTCTACTGTTTCTCTTTTGATGATAGCTTATACAAGCAGATTTTTGGCAATGGCGGCCCTAATAAGACAGCTCCATGAAAAGGCTATGCTCCAGGGAGAAACTAGTGAAGGGGTATTGAGACAAATTGTCAACTTGAAGAAAAGAGTGAAACTCACAAAAAATATGCAGTTTGTAGCTATAATGGCGCTAATCTTGTCAGTATTATCAATATTGGCTCTTTTTCTGAAATTTTTATTTTTGGGAGAGGCATTTTTTTTCCTGAGTCTAATTCTTTTGGTATGTTCTCTTATTATGTCTGCGCTGGAGATACAATTGTCGGTGTCTGCTCTCACCATACAACTCACTCATTGTATTGGGGATAGCTGCTCTATAGAGGATTTTAAAATGTTGGATGAAAAAACATTTTATAAAAAATTGAAAGATAAAATATAA
- a CDS encoding ribose-phosphate pyrophosphokinase, whose protein sequence is MIREARDVKIFTGNSNINLARQIAEKCGLPLGDANIVRFKDGEIYARINETVRGCDVFIIQSTSEPVNENLMELLIFIDALKRASVKSINVVIPYYGYARQDRKASPREPITSKLVANLLTVAGATRVLTMDLHANQIQGFFDIPVDHLQALPILAKYFIEKGLSGDDVVVVSPDVGGVKRARKLSEWLDCKIAIIDKRRPKPNMSEVMNLIGEVEGKTAIFIDDMIDTAGTITNGAEAIIKRGAKEAYACCTHGILSGPAMERLEASPLKEVIVTDSINLTEEKRNGKVKVLSVDLLFAEAIKRIVNNESISELFEKR, encoded by the coding sequence ATGATAAGAGAAGCGAGAGATGTAAAGATTTTTACAGGAAATTCAAACATCAACTTGGCCAGACAAATTGCTGAAAAGTGTGGACTTCCTTTAGGAGATGCAAACATTGTTAGGTTTAAAGATGGTGAAATTTATGCAAGAATTAATGAAACTGTAAGAGGATGCGATGTATTCATCATCCAATCTACTTCAGAACCGGTAAATGAAAATCTTATGGAACTTTTGATATTTATCGATGCCTTAAAAAGAGCTTCGGTTAAGTCTATAAATGTCGTTATTCCTTACTATGGATACGCAAGACAAGATAGAAAAGCAAGCCCAAGAGAACCAATTACATCTAAACTCGTAGCTAACCTTTTGACTGTAGCTGGAGCCACTAGAGTTTTAACTATGGACCTTCATGCTAACCAGATTCAAGGATTCTTTGATATTCCAGTAGATCACTTACAGGCTTTGCCTATACTTGCAAAGTACTTCATCGAAAAAGGTCTGAGTGGTGATGACGTAGTAGTAGTATCTCCAGATGTAGGCGGAGTAAAAAGAGCAAGAAAATTATCTGAATGGCTTGATTGTAAAATAGCGATTATTGATAAAAGAAGACCAAAACCAAACATGTCAGAGGTTATGAACCTTATAGGAGAGGTAGAGGGAAAAACTGCAATATTTATCGATGATATGATAGATACAGCTGGAACAATAACAAATGGTGCGGAAGCAATAATAAAAAGAGGAGCAAAAGAAGCTTACGCTTGTTGTACTCACGGAATTTTATCGGGTCCTGCAATGGAAAGACTCGAAGCTTCGCCACTAAAAGAGGTTATTGTAACAGACTCTATAAACCTAACTGAAGAAAAAAGAAATGGAAAAGTAAAAGTACTTTCAGTAGATTTACTTTTTGCAGAAGCAATAAAGAGAATCGTAAATAACGAATCTATCTCTGAACTATTTGAGAAAAGATAA